A single window of Achromobacter xylosoxidans DNA harbors:
- the galE gene encoding UDP-glucose 4-epimerase GalE codes for MTDMRVLVTGGAGYIGAHTLVAMLAAGQRPLVLDNFSNGSPEAVRRVERLCGASIPLVEGDIRQTGLVQALLAREARRGDPVRAVLHLAGCKAVGESVADPLKYYDNNVSGSVALLRAMREEGVTRLVFSSSATVYGEPRALPFTEAHPLAPANPYGRSKLMVEQMLRDLCAAEPAFGAVTLRYFNPIGAHPSGQIGESPRDVPNNLFPYITQVAVGRQPFLNVFGDDYATEDGTGVRDYLHVMDLAQGHVQALAYAADHAGFVAVNLGTGQGTSVLELVRAFERVSQRRIPLRKAPRRAGDIERMWADPALAASLLGWRSTRGVEAMCADGWRWQQGNPHGYEGEPPAP; via the coding sequence ATGACGGACATGCGCGTGCTGGTCACCGGCGGCGCCGGCTACATCGGCGCCCACACCCTGGTGGCGATGCTGGCGGCGGGCCAGCGGCCGCTGGTGCTGGACAACTTCAGCAACGGCAGCCCGGAGGCGGTGCGGCGGGTCGAGCGCCTGTGCGGCGCGTCGATCCCGCTGGTCGAGGGCGATATCCGCCAGACCGGGCTGGTGCAGGCGCTGCTGGCGCGCGAGGCGCGGCGCGGTGATCCGGTGCGGGCGGTGCTGCACCTGGCCGGCTGCAAGGCGGTCGGCGAATCGGTGGCCGATCCGCTCAAGTACTACGACAACAACGTGTCCGGCTCGGTGGCGCTGTTGCGCGCCATGCGCGAGGAGGGCGTGACGCGGCTGGTGTTCAGCTCGTCGGCCACCGTCTATGGCGAGCCGCGCGCGCTGCCGTTCACCGAGGCGCATCCGCTGGCGCCGGCCAACCCCTACGGCCGCAGCAAGCTGATGGTCGAACAGATGCTGCGCGACCTGTGCGCCGCCGAGCCGGCGTTCGGCGCGGTGACGCTGCGCTACTTCAACCCGATCGGCGCCCATCCCAGCGGCCAGATCGGCGAAAGCCCGCGCGACGTGCCCAACAACCTGTTTCCCTACATCACCCAGGTGGCGGTGGGGCGCCAGCCGTTCCTGAACGTGTTCGGCGATGACTACGCCACCGAGGACGGCACCGGCGTGCGCGATTACCTGCACGTCATGGACCTGGCGCAGGGCCACGTGCAGGCGCTGGCCTATGCCGCCGATCACGCGGGCTTCGTGGCGGTGAACCTGGGCACGGGGCAGGGCACCAGCGTGCTGGAACTGGTGCGCGCCTTCGAGCGGGTCAGCCAGCGCCGCATCCCGTTGCGCAAGGCGCCGCGCCGGGCCGGCGACATCGAGCGGATGTGGGCGGATCCCGCGCTGGCGGCGTCGCTGCTGGGCTGGCGCAGCACCCGCGGGGTCGAGGCCATGTGCGCCGATGGCTGGCGCTGGCAGCAGGGCAATCCGCACGGCTACGAGGGCGAGCCGCCCGCGCCATAA
- the pgi gene encoding glucose-6-phosphate isomerase translates to MGKANFAREARAGTEVDSLAASPEWQAFAQAARGAALDAAALKVIEAAGLCVDLTMQRQSAALDTAAAALLRARGLDAARQALFAGGPVNWTEGKPAWHTALRAGRTREQPDGQDQDSVCEYSRMADFVRRIDQTADFSSVLHVGIGGSDWGPRLAIQAFGGPGQRRQIRFVSNIDGHAFHDAVAGLDPRRCLVVVSSKSFTTAETLHNARAAIAWLKQGGVADPSTHLAAVTANVPAARALGVPSSQVFHMCDWVGGRYSVWSVAGLSIALTVGVDVLIGMRAGAEAMDQHFQQAPLAANAPVQLALAGLVNCSVLGHGSLNIAAYSARLLHLVTYLQQLEMESLGKRVGGDGAEVDVPTAPIIWGMPGTDGQHTFFQWLHQSAQGAPVDFIASLQGHPDSPDAHRMLLANCLAQRQALLRGKSLEQALLDVAQVDDPDKALSLAHHMVHPGGRPSTLIVLRQLDPRGLGALLALYEHKVFVQSVVWGVNPFDQWGVELGKRLATGIERELAVPVSAGVVDWGHDASTSYWIDRYRGHAQAPRPRHAWVPGVAAHL, encoded by the coding sequence ATGGGAAAGGCGAATTTTGCGAGAGAGGCCCGGGCCGGGACCGAGGTGGACAGCCTGGCCGCCAGCCCCGAATGGCAGGCGTTCGCGCAGGCGGCGCGCGGTGCCGCGCTCGACGCGGCGGCGCTGAAGGTGATCGAGGCGGCCGGCCTGTGCGTGGACCTGACCATGCAGCGGCAGTCCGCCGCGCTGGACACGGCCGCCGCGGCCCTGCTGCGCGCCCGCGGACTGGACGCGGCGCGGCAGGCATTGTTCGCCGGCGGGCCGGTCAACTGGACCGAAGGCAAGCCGGCCTGGCACACCGCGCTGCGGGCCGGCCGCACGCGCGAACAGCCGGACGGGCAGGACCAGGATTCGGTGTGCGAGTACTCGCGCATGGCGGATTTCGTGCGGCGCATCGACCAGACCGCCGATTTTTCCTCGGTATTGCACGTGGGCATCGGCGGCAGCGACTGGGGGCCGCGCCTGGCGATCCAGGCCTTCGGCGGCCCGGGGCAGCGGCGCCAGATCCGTTTCGTCTCCAACATCGACGGCCACGCCTTCCATGACGCGGTGGCCGGGCTGGACCCGCGCCGCTGCCTGGTGGTGGTGTCGTCCAAGTCCTTCACCACCGCCGAAACGCTGCACAACGCCCGCGCCGCCATTGCCTGGCTCAAGCAGGGCGGGGTGGCCGACCCGTCCACGCACCTGGCGGCGGTCACCGCCAACGTGCCGGCCGCGCGCGCCCTGGGCGTGCCGTCGAGCCAGGTGTTCCACATGTGCGATTGGGTCGGCGGGCGCTATTCCGTGTGGTCGGTGGCGGGCCTGTCGATCGCCCTGACCGTGGGGGTCGACGTGCTGATCGGCATGCGCGCCGGCGCCGAAGCCATGGACCAGCATTTCCAGCAGGCGCCCCTGGCGGCCAATGCGCCGGTGCAGCTGGCGCTGGCCGGACTGGTCAATTGCAGCGTGCTGGGCCACGGTTCGCTCAACATCGCCGCCTACAGCGCGCGCTTGCTGCACCTGGTGACCTATCTGCAGCAGCTGGAAATGGAATCGCTGGGCAAGCGCGTCGGCGGCGATGGCGCCGAGGTCGACGTGCCCACCGCGCCGATCATCTGGGGCATGCCAGGCACCGACGGCCAGCACACCTTCTTCCAGTGGCTGCACCAGAGCGCGCAGGGCGCGCCGGTCGATTTCATCGCCAGCCTGCAGGGCCATCCGGACAGTCCCGACGCCCATCGCATGCTGCTGGCCAACTGCCTGGCGCAGCGCCAGGCGCTGCTGCGCGGCAAGAGCCTGGAACAGGCGCTGCTGGACGTGGCCCAGGTCGATGATCCCGACAAGGCCTTGAGCCTGGCGCACCACATGGTGCATCCGGGCGGGCGGCCCTCGACCCTGATCGTGCTGCGCCAGCTCGATCCGCGCGGCTTGGGCGCGTTGTTGGCGCTGTATGAGCACAAAGTGTTCGTGCAGAGCGTGGTATGGGGCGTCAACCCCTTCGACCAGTGGGGCGTGGAACTGGGCAAGCGGCTGGCCACCGGCATCGAGCGCGAGCTGGCGGTGCCGGTGTCGGCCGGCGTGGTCGACTGGGGCCACGACGCGTCCACCTCGTACTGGATCGACCGCTACCGCGGCCACGCCCAGGCGCCGCGCCCGCGCCATGCCTGGGTGCCGGGCGTGGCGGCGCATCTTTGA
- a CDS encoding phosphomannomutase/phosphoglucomutase, with protein sequence MHGTFGWETPQILDAVFKAYDIRGTVPDEIDARFAHSLGMAAGARALELGARAMVVGRDGRLSSVELAAALQAGLRSAGLHVIDIGMATTPMVYFATRLMDTGAGIAVTGSHNPPTHNGFKIVLDGASLYGEGITALRDAMRLPIESASVAGGRTQMQIQPCYAARLVGDIRMARPMKIAIDCGSGVAGAVAPALFRALGCEVTELFCEVDGSFPGHHPDPADPQNLQDLIYCLRYSDCEVGLAFDGDGDRLGVVTKSGQIIWPDRQLILFARDVLARNPGAEILYDVKCSRHVARAIVEAGGKATMWKTGHSLIKAKMRETGALLAGEMSGHVFFKERWYGFDDGIYAAARLLEILSAAPNPSALLESLPQSCATPEIKLETTEGEQFELVTALREGGTFPGALSINDLDGVRVDYADGFGLARPSNTTPTVVLRFEGDSVAALARIEEDFRNAFRRVAPHIRLPF encoded by the coding sequence ATGCATGGAACGTTTGGCTGGGAAACCCCGCAGATCCTGGATGCGGTCTTCAAGGCATACGACATACGCGGCACCGTGCCCGATGAAATCGACGCGCGCTTCGCCCACAGCCTGGGCATGGCGGCGGGCGCGCGGGCGCTGGAGCTGGGCGCGCGCGCCATGGTGGTCGGACGCGACGGTCGCCTGAGCAGCGTGGAGCTGGCGGCGGCGCTGCAGGCCGGGCTGCGCTCGGCCGGGCTGCACGTCATCGACATCGGCATGGCGACCACGCCCATGGTGTACTTCGCCACCCGCCTGATGGATACCGGCGCGGGCATCGCCGTCACCGGCAGCCACAACCCGCCGACCCACAACGGCTTCAAGATCGTGCTGGACGGCGCCTCGCTGTATGGCGAGGGCATCACCGCGCTGCGCGACGCGATGCGCCTGCCGATCGAATCGGCCAGCGTCGCCGGCGGCCGCACGCAGATGCAGATCCAACCATGCTACGCGGCGCGGCTGGTCGGCGACATCCGCATGGCGCGGCCGATGAAGATCGCCATCGATTGCGGCAGCGGCGTGGCCGGCGCGGTGGCGCCGGCGTTGTTCCGCGCGCTGGGCTGCGAGGTCACGGAATTGTTCTGCGAGGTGGATGGGTCCTTTCCCGGACATCATCCGGACCCGGCCGATCCGCAGAACCTGCAGGACCTGATCTATTGCCTGCGCTACTCGGATTGCGAAGTGGGGCTGGCGTTCGACGGCGACGGCGACCGGCTGGGCGTGGTCACCAAGTCGGGCCAGATCATCTGGCCCGACCGGCAACTGATCCTGTTCGCGCGCGACGTGCTGGCGCGCAATCCGGGTGCGGAGATCCTCTACGACGTCAAGTGCAGCCGCCATGTGGCGCGCGCCATCGTCGAGGCCGGCGGCAAGGCCACCATGTGGAAGACGGGACACTCGCTGATCAAGGCCAAGATGCGCGAGACCGGCGCGCTGCTGGCCGGCGAAATGAGCGGCCACGTGTTTTTCAAGGAACGCTGGTACGGCTTTGACGACGGCATCTACGCCGCCGCGCGGCTGCTGGAGATCCTGTCGGCCGCGCCCAATCCCTCGGCGCTGCTGGAGAGCCTGCCGCAATCCTGCGCCACCCCGGAAATCAAGCTGGAAACCACCGAAGGCGAACAGTTCGAACTGGTGACGGCCCTGCGCGAAGGCGGGACGTTTCCCGGCGCGCTGTCCATCAACGACCTGGACGGGGTGCGTGTCGACTACGCCGACGGCTTCGGCCTGGCGAGGCCGTCCAACACCACGCCGACGGTGGTGCTGCGTTTCGAAGGAGACTCCGTGGCCGCCCTGGCCCGTATCGAGGAGGACTTCCGCAATGCGTTCCGGCGCGTTGCGCCTCATATCCGTTTACCGTTCTAA
- a CDS encoding GNVR domain-containing protein has translation MSLPIESFEPSVPARQQETPLSSHVDAIFSNRWLIIAITLIALLGAVTYVMVTPSVYSADIIVQVEEEMPQGQSRSLLGDVSAIFDTKAETSGEMEVLRSRMVVGPAVDKFMLYIHAKPRYFPVVGEWLARRYESLPYPSGLPRGGYAWGGETIQVSQLDVPNEWLGKPFRITTLGEGAYTLSDKITGATFKGTVGKPEHFLLPGGGALDVHIDALSGRPGTEFTVSRTSRLAAIEDVQSRLGIFERGRTSGVIGVTLEGNDPALTTAVLNQIGQEYVQQNVNRKSAQAEKSLAFLDEQLPQLKRELDAAETKYNSLRNKRGTIDLSEEAKLILAQSVDAQTKVMELRARRQDMITRFAPTHPSIIAIDRQIASLTGDVNRIGNNIKQLPDLEQDVVRLVRDVRVNTELYTGLLNNAQQLRLIRAGKVGNVRILDAAVQPDKPVRPKAAIIIAVATAIGLIFGLLCAFVRNALFGGLSEPDDVERYTGLPVLAAIPHSDLQDKLWRRSRRKNATVPALLAQSQSTAPPIESLRSFRNVLQASLQQSTNNMVMFTGPVAGVGKSFLSANFAFIQGGVGKRVLLIDADFRKGQLNRYFGVPKEDGLFEVLSGTLPLERVRKHSVSEGVDFIATGAVSFDPSELLASPIFGQTLRELASQYDMVILDTAPVLSSPDAAVVGTHAAAVMVVVRSGMNTVGEIRETAKRLIQAGAPVDGVLFNGLKLMPERFGFRSKYGGYRYSRAAYYGDFKQNGPK, from the coding sequence ATGTCGTTGCCTATCGAATCGTTCGAGCCCTCCGTCCCGGCTCGCCAGCAGGAAACCCCGCTGTCCTCGCATGTGGACGCCATTTTCTCCAATCGTTGGCTGATCATCGCCATCACGCTTATCGCGCTGCTGGGCGCGGTCACCTACGTCATGGTGACGCCTTCGGTCTATTCGGCCGACATCATCGTCCAGGTGGAGGAGGAGATGCCGCAAGGCCAGAGCCGCAGCCTGCTGGGCGACGTCTCGGCCATCTTCGACACCAAGGCCGAGACCTCGGGCGAAATGGAAGTGCTGCGTTCGCGCATGGTGGTGGGACCCGCCGTCGACAAGTTCATGCTGTACATCCACGCCAAGCCGCGCTATTTCCCGGTGGTCGGCGAGTGGCTGGCGCGGCGCTACGAAAGCCTGCCGTATCCATCGGGCCTGCCGCGCGGCGGCTATGCCTGGGGCGGCGAAACCATCCAGGTATCGCAGCTGGACGTGCCCAACGAATGGCTGGGCAAGCCCTTTCGCATCACCACCCTGGGTGAGGGCGCCTATACCCTGAGCGACAAGATCACCGGCGCCACGTTCAAGGGCACGGTTGGCAAGCCCGAACATTTCCTGCTGCCTGGCGGCGGCGCGCTGGACGTGCACATCGATGCGCTCAGCGGCCGGCCCGGCACCGAGTTCACCGTGTCGCGCACCTCGCGCCTGGCGGCGATCGAGGACGTGCAGTCGCGCCTGGGAATCTTCGAGCGTGGCCGCACCTCGGGCGTGATCGGCGTGACGCTGGAAGGCAACGATCCGGCGCTGACCACCGCGGTGCTGAACCAGATCGGCCAGGAATACGTGCAGCAGAACGTCAACCGCAAGTCGGCGCAGGCCGAGAAGTCGCTGGCGTTCCTGGACGAGCAGTTGCCGCAGCTCAAGCGCGAGCTGGACGCGGCCGAGACCAAGTACAACTCGCTGCGCAACAAGCGCGGCACCATCGACCTGAGCGAAGAGGCCAAGCTGATCCTGGCGCAGTCGGTCGACGCCCAGACCAAGGTGATGGAGCTGCGCGCGCGGCGCCAGGACATGATCACGCGGTTCGCGCCGACCCATCCCAGCATCATCGCGATCGATCGGCAGATCGCCTCGCTGACCGGCGACGTCAACCGCATCGGCAACAACATCAAGCAATTGCCCGATCTGGAGCAGGACGTGGTGCGGCTGGTGCGCGACGTGCGCGTCAACACCGAGCTGTACACCGGGCTGCTCAACAACGCGCAGCAGCTGCGCCTGATCCGCGCGGGCAAGGTCGGCAACGTGCGCATCCTCGATGCGGCGGTGCAGCCGGACAAGCCGGTGCGTCCCAAGGCCGCCATCATCATCGCCGTGGCCACGGCCATCGGCCTCATCTTCGGCCTGCTGTGCGCGTTCGTGCGCAATGCGCTGTTCGGCGGCCTGTCCGAGCCCGACGACGTCGAGCGCTACACCGGCCTGCCGGTGCTGGCCGCGATTCCGCATAGCGACCTGCAGGACAAGCTGTGGCGCCGCAGCCGGCGCAAGAACGCGACGGTGCCGGCGCTGCTGGCGCAGAGCCAGAGCACCGCGCCGCCGATCGAGAGCCTGCGGTCGTTCCGCAATGTGTTGCAGGCCTCGCTGCAGCAGTCCACCAACAACATGGTCATGTTCACCGGGCCGGTGGCCGGCGTGGGTAAATCGTTCCTGTCGGCCAACTTCGCCTTCATCCAGGGCGGGGTCGGCAAGCGGGTGCTGCTGATCGACGCCGATTTCCGCAAGGGCCAGTTGAACCGCTATTTCGGCGTGCCCAAGGAAGACGGCCTGTTCGAGGTGCTGTCCGGCACGCTGCCGCTGGAGCGGGTGCGCAAGCACAGCGTTTCCGAGGGCGTGGACTTCATCGCCACCGGCGCGGTCAGTTTCGATCCGTCGGAACTGCTGGCCTCGCCGATCTTCGGCCAGACCCTGCGTGAACTGGCCAGCCAGTACGACATGGTCATCCTGGACACCGCGCCGGTGCTGTCCTCGCCCGACGCGGCGGTGGTCGGCACCCACGCGGCCGCGGTCATGGTGGTGGTGCGCTCCGGCATGAACACCGTGGGCGAGATCCGCGAGACCGCCAAGCGCCTGATCCAGGCTGGCGCGCCGGTCGATGGGGTGCTGTTCAACGGCCTGAAGCTGATGCCCGAGCGTTTCGGCTTCCGCTCCAAATACGGCGGCTATCGCTACTCGCGGGCCGCCTACTACGGTGATTTCAAGCAGAACGGCCCCAAGTAA